In the Bacteroidota bacterium genome, one interval contains:
- a CDS encoding ATP-dependent DNA helicase RecQ, translating into METIDQVLRERFHLDAFRPMQREAIEATLAGRDVSVVMPTGGGKSLCYQLPACILPGVTLIVSPLIALMKDQADRLTKLGISAIALNSTLSRSQGESVMHRAATGGIKVIFTSPERLETSAFKESLDSLDISLVAIDEAHCISEWGHDFRTSYRRLPLLFELFRKRPPVIALTATATPEVRADICHLLALRDPFEIVTGFERPNIAYGVMQECDKDARLKDIILSIGESPAIVYGSTRKSVEKISDTLRSSAVSVESYHAGISSALRRRTQDRYASGKARVIVATSAFGMGIDKPDIRAVIHYDVPGSLEAYYQESGRAGRDGAPAHAVLFFSEKDVQMQRFLIRSNSPTEAEVKSVYTALHEIAGNAIGSHTSNILTIDERAILERIPKPFSPVERSVEVLERLGHIRQHRGLAHEERAKIQFTATPRRVEEVLFKSTSVPVKETLGALIRSLAPQAYEAEVFFEPSQLFERFSLDPESFRLGIRTLEGLGIAKYSAPNKPRTGSTVFHLSFNEPRMALQHLDIDAAELQLHYEANLAKLDQMIRYATEWSCRRNAILNYFGERTSTACGQCDVCIARSRS; encoded by the coding sequence TTGGAAACCATCGATCAAGTCCTTCGAGAACGCTTCCATCTCGATGCGTTTCGTCCCATGCAACGCGAAGCCATCGAAGCAACCTTAGCTGGCCGCGACGTGTCTGTTGTCATGCCAACCGGCGGTGGGAAATCGCTATGCTACCAGCTTCCAGCCTGCATTTTGCCGGGTGTCACACTCATCGTTTCCCCCCTCATTGCGTTGATGAAAGATCAGGCAGACCGCCTGACTAAACTCGGTATCTCAGCGATTGCACTGAACAGCACGCTCTCAAGGTCGCAGGGTGAAAGTGTCATGCATCGCGCTGCAACCGGCGGCATTAAGGTTATCTTCACCTCGCCAGAACGACTCGAAACATCCGCATTCAAAGAGTCACTTGATTCTTTAGATATCTCACTTGTCGCAATCGACGAAGCCCATTGCATCAGCGAGTGGGGCCATGATTTTCGAACGTCCTATCGCCGACTGCCTCTCTTATTCGAGCTGTTCCGGAAGCGGCCACCAGTCATTGCTCTCACTGCTACCGCGACGCCGGAGGTGCGTGCCGATATCTGCCATTTGCTTGCCCTCCGCGATCCGTTTGAAATCGTAACCGGCTTCGAACGGCCCAACATTGCGTATGGCGTCATGCAAGAATGCGATAAGGATGCGCGCCTCAAAGATATTATACTGTCTATCGGCGAGTCTCCTGCCATCGTTTACGGCTCTACTCGGAAATCGGTCGAGAAGATTTCCGACACGCTCCGCTCTTCTGCCGTCTCTGTCGAAAGTTATCATGCCGGTATCTCCTCGGCGCTTCGTCGCAGAACTCAGGATCGATATGCATCCGGCAAGGCCCGTGTGATTGTCGCTACAAGTGCCTTCGGAATGGGCATCGACAAACCGGATATACGTGCCGTCATCCATTACGACGTGCCTGGATCGCTCGAAGCCTATTATCAAGAATCTGGCCGCGCAGGCCGCGATGGTGCGCCTGCCCATGCCGTCCTCTTCTTTAGCGAGAAAGACGTCCAGATGCAGCGTTTCCTGATTCGCTCCAACTCGCCAACCGAAGCCGAAGTCAAGTCCGTCTATACCGCGCTGCATGAAATTGCTGGCAATGCAATTGGCTCTCATACATCGAACATTTTGACGATCGATGAGCGCGCGATCCTCGAACGAATTCCAAAACCATTTTCGCCTGTCGAGCGCAGTGTCGAAGTGCTCGAACGTCTCGGCCATATCCGCCAGCACCGTGGGCTGGCCCATGAGGAACGAGCCAAGATCCAATTTACGGCGACGCCGCGGCGCGTCGAGGAAGTGTTATTTAAGTCGACCAGCGTTCCCGTCAAAGAGACACTTGGCGCGCTGATCCGATCACTGGCACCACAGGCCTACGAAGCCGAAGTCTTCTTCGAACCCTCGCAACTCTTTGAGCGATTCTCGCTTGACCCCGAATCTTTTAGACTCGGAATCCGAACGCTCGAAGGCCTTGGCATTGCCAAGTATTCCGCGCCGAACAAGCCCCGCACCGGTTCCACAGTCTTCCATCTCTCTTTCAATGAACCACGAATGGCGTTACAGCACCTCGATATCGATGCCGCGGAGCTCCAACTCCACTACGAAGCCAACCTGGCGAAGCTCGACCAAATGATCCGCTATGCGACCGAGTGGTCTTGCCGTCGCAATGCCATCTTGAATTACTTCGGTGAGCGAACCAGCACCGCCTGTGGGCAGTGTGATGTCTGCATTGCGAGGTCCCGGTCGTAA
- a CDS encoding enoyl-CoA hydratase-related protein, translating to MPDFKNLLLFRDGGVATIQLNRPKALNALNIELMTELVDLLEALDQDTEIRAFVLTGSERAFAAGADIKEMADATAVDMLMRDQFARWDRIRKIKKPIIAAVSGFALGGGCELMLHADIIIASETARLGQPEILLGVIPGAGGTQRLTRAIGKTLAMELVLTGRQMTAEEALKAGLVNKVVPVEFYLEEAQRIAREIAAQPPIAVRLAKEAILRAFDTTIEMGLEFERKNFYLLFASEDMREGMKAFIDKRKPEWKGK from the coding sequence ATGCCAGACTTCAAGAATCTTCTCCTTTTCCGCGACGGTGGCGTCGCGACTATTCAACTCAACCGTCCGAAGGCGCTGAATGCGCTGAATATCGAATTGATGACCGAATTGGTCGATCTTCTCGAAGCACTGGATCAGGATACCGAAATCCGTGCGTTTGTGCTTACCGGTAGCGAACGAGCCTTCGCGGCTGGCGCCGATATTAAGGAGATGGCCGATGCGACCGCGGTCGACATGTTGATGCGCGATCAATTCGCGCGATGGGATCGGATTCGAAAAATTAAGAAGCCGATTATTGCGGCCGTATCTGGCTTCGCGCTCGGTGGCGGGTGCGAACTCATGCTCCACGCTGATATTATCATCGCGAGTGAAACGGCTCGCCTCGGGCAGCCGGAAATCCTGCTCGGTGTCATACCTGGAGCCGGTGGCACGCAGCGGTTGACACGCGCTATCGGCAAGACACTAGCTATGGAGCTGGTCTTGACGGGTCGGCAAATGACCGCCGAGGAAGCATTGAAGGCCGGTCTTGTCAATAAAGTTGTCCCTGTGGAGTTCTACCTGGAAGAAGCCCAGCGTATAGCCCGCGAAATTGCTGCCCAGCCTCCGATCGCGGTTCGGCTTGCGAAAGAGGCGATCCTCCGAGCGTTCGATACGACAATCGAAATGGGCCTCGAATTTGAGCGAAAGAACTTCTATCTGTTGTTCGCTTCGGAAGACATGCGCGAGGGTATGAAAGCATTCATTGATAAGCGAAAGCCCGAGTGGAAGGGAAAATAG
- a CDS encoding glycosyltransferase family 39 protein: protein MLKTNIEFFDRPAGRVLLFIALVVMIAFIYHDAWHIPYFADDFQWVTTHPSSTILGCFIHTLGADNTWYRPVQAMLLSIIQTLWRFDTFPIRIAEILVHAIGAVLIFHILRTLKLSSAASLLGAVFFAVAQVAAFPVIGNDFLSQMLSGLFCLSTLWLLYRAKGNWRSSRYYFAVVTYVLALLSKEASAGLIIGVAFMLLFTAADKTWNAKLQSAAVRTLPFVLLLGGYMVLRMSIGASAPSFQSGTYGFRFGINIFKNAALFIMQAALPTSSLAVARNVYYREWLSLTATAIFMALFALIVIWGSLRSQWKPLLGFIMLFAGISLVPVIFLNHVSEAYLYNALPYISILVAIAADSYFSGAQEHKRFPTFALGVLILALITNIFGDLDKARCMSADGNRGNHLLTQFYPIVKSSPPNSYLYFIHPMKGGFAYSGFAQPGFRVCTNADGWVARYTERPDVSLRILEDSEYVDSVKIHPGVAFTYDTVTLKLKPLF from the coding sequence GTGCTCAAAACCAACATTGAGTTCTTCGACCGTCCTGCCGGGCGAGTGCTTCTCTTCATTGCGCTCGTCGTGATGATTGCGTTCATCTATCATGATGCCTGGCACATTCCTTATTTTGCGGATGATTTTCAGTGGGTTACCACTCATCCGAGCTCGACCATTTTGGGGTGCTTCATCCATACGCTCGGCGCTGACAATACTTGGTATCGACCCGTACAGGCGATGCTTCTCTCGATCATTCAGACGCTATGGAGATTCGATACGTTTCCAATTCGAATCGCCGAAATACTCGTGCATGCTATTGGCGCGGTTCTGATTTTCCATATTCTCCGAACGCTGAAGCTCAGTTCTGCCGCCTCATTGCTTGGAGCGGTTTTTTTTGCTGTGGCGCAAGTTGCCGCATTTCCGGTAATCGGTAATGATTTCCTCTCCCAAATGCTTAGCGGACTCTTTTGTCTTTCTACGTTATGGCTTCTTTACCGGGCGAAAGGAAATTGGCGCTCGAGTCGATATTATTTCGCAGTGGTTACTTATGTGCTTGCATTACTCTCCAAAGAGGCAAGCGCAGGGCTGATCATCGGAGTCGCGTTCATGCTCCTTTTCACTGCTGCCGATAAGACCTGGAACGCGAAACTACAGAGTGCAGCAGTGCGGACGCTTCCATTTGTCTTACTACTCGGCGGATACATGGTACTGCGCATGTCAATTGGTGCGAGCGCGCCATCGTTTCAGTCGGGCACATATGGCTTCAGATTTGGCATCAATATTTTCAAGAACGCAGCACTCTTTATCATGCAGGCCGCGCTTCCAACGTCAAGTCTCGCTGTGGCTCGAAATGTATACTATCGCGAATGGCTTTCACTCACCGCGACTGCTATTTTCATGGCCCTCTTTGCTCTAATTGTAATTTGGGGCTCGCTTCGATCACAATGGAAACCACTCCTCGGCTTCATCATGCTTTTTGCCGGAATTAGTCTGGTGCCGGTAATCTTTCTGAATCATGTAAGCGAGGCATATCTTTACAACGCCTTACCATACATCTCTATTCTGGTCGCAATTGCGGCCGATTCATATTTCTCAGGAGCCCAAGAGCATAAGCGCTTTCCAACTTTCGCACTCGGCGTGCTAATTCTTGCGCTCATCACAAACATCTTTGGAGATCTCGATAAAGCAAGATGTATGAGCGCCGATGGTAACCGCGGTAATCATTTACTCACACAATTCTATCCGATCGTCAAAAGCTCGCCGCCGAATAGCTACCTATACTTCATTCATCCGATGAAGGGAGGCTTTGCGTATTCAGGGTTCGCTCAACCTGGTTTTCGCGTTTGCACGAATGCCGACGGCTGGGTCGCGCGCTACACGGAAAGGCCGGATGTCTCGCTTCGCATCTTGGAAGACAGTGAGTATGTAGATTCAGTAAAGATACATCCCGGTGTTGCTTTCACGTATGATACGGTGACGCTTAAACTCAAACCGTTGTTCTGA
- the purM gene encoding phosphoribosylformylglycinamidine cyclo-ligase, translating to MMQTEEIREHQAAGLTYQSAGVNIDAGEELVRRIKPMVRKTFDQRVLTDIGGFGGLFDAGFPGMTSPVLVSSTDGVGTKIKIAIDANRHDTVGEDLVNHCVNDILVCGARPLFFLDYFACGKLQVEVGEAIISGFVRGCQNNGCALIGGETAEMPGMYAESDYDLAGTIVGIVERDRMFRRENVAEGDILIGLPSSGLHTNGYSLARRALFPRYSLDATPAHLGGESLADALLKVHRSYLRPILDLIDTFEPGRDIHALSHITGGGIVGNTSRVLHEDLTLDIDWSAWSRPPIFQLIQDAGLVPEDDMRRAFNLGIGLILIVPPTTADAIESSLRSSGEAPVRIGSVVRR from the coding sequence ATGATGCAAACCGAGGAAATCCGTGAACACCAAGCCGCTGGGCTGACTTATCAAAGCGCCGGCGTCAACATCGATGCTGGTGAGGAGCTGGTTCGTCGCATTAAGCCAATGGTGCGGAAGACATTCGATCAACGAGTCCTGACCGACATCGGCGGATTCGGTGGCCTCTTCGATGCCGGTTTTCCCGGAATGACTTCTCCGGTTCTCGTCTCGAGCACCGATGGCGTCGGCACGAAGATTAAAATTGCCATCGATGCAAATCGGCACGATACGGTTGGCGAAGATCTCGTTAACCATTGCGTCAACGATATTCTTGTCTGCGGTGCCCGCCCTTTGTTTTTTCTGGACTATTTCGCTTGTGGCAAGCTTCAGGTAGAAGTTGGAGAGGCAATAATTTCTGGCTTCGTCCGTGGTTGCCAGAACAATGGTTGTGCGTTGATCGGCGGAGAAACGGCTGAGATGCCGGGCATGTATGCCGAAAGCGATTACGATCTCGCCGGCACGATTGTCGGCATTGTCGAACGCGACCGAATGTTTCGGCGCGAGAATGTTGCCGAAGGTGATATCCTGATCGGTCTTCCGAGCAGCGGTCTCCACACCAATGGATACAGTCTCGCACGCCGCGCGCTTTTTCCTCGCTATTCTCTTGATGCGACCCCAGCGCATCTCGGTGGTGAGTCTCTTGCTGACGCCTTGCTGAAGGTCCACCGTTCGTATCTAAGACCGATACTTGATTTGATCGATACCTTTGAACCTGGCCGAGACATCCACGCCCTCAGTCACATCACCGGAGGCGGCATCGTTGGTAATACCTCGCGTGTGTTACATGAGGATCTTACTCTCGATATCGATTGGAGCGCATGGTCGCGCCCTCCAATCTTTCAATTGATACAGGATGCCGGCCTGGTACCCGAAGATGATATGCGTCGCGCCTTTAATCTCGGTATCGGTCTCATTCTGATTGTCCCTCCTACTACCGCCGATGCGATTGAATCGTCTCTCCGGTCATCCGGTGAAGCGCCAGTTCGAATCGGCTCTGTCGTTCGAAGGTAG